The genomic stretch GATGTCGAGTTCGCGAGCCTCGCGGTCGAAGCGGCGTGGCGTGAAATCGCGCGCGATCGGGCGTGGCTGGTCGGCGGGGAACACGGGGCCGTCCGGGCCGGCGACCGGTACCACGGGTTTGTCGGCGCCAGGTTCCGGGAAGAACACTTTGATGTGGTCGTCGAATGAAGCGGAGATGAAGTCGTGCAGATCCTCGCCGGTGAAGGTGACGCGAATCAGATGCGGCGTCAGCGCGCGAACCCGCTTGACCTGCAACAGACGGAACTTCAGCGGGTGCCGCACGCGGTTGACCGCCAGATCGGCCCGGTTGTTATTTGCCGGCTCATTGCTTAACTCATTTGTCAGCATTCGGTGCTACTCCTGTTGGTTGGATCGGCGCGCGAGGATGCGGGGATGCAAGTGTGCGTAACGACATGTCATGGCGCGCGGCGCTTATGCAGCGCGATTTCAAACGGTCTGGTCGCCGCCGTCGTTATCGTTTTTGCCTTCGATTTCCTGTGCCGCACGCATCAGGATCGCGGCGATGCGGCGCTGTTCTGCGGCCGGCGCATTGTCCCGGCGCAGCAGCGCATGCTTGAGCGCGCGGCGCGCTTCGTTCAGTTCCGGCAGCCAACCACCTACGCTGATGTCGGCCGGTTCCTCGCCGGCAAAAGCGCGGCGCACGGAATCCATCTTGCGGGCAATATGGCTTAGTTTCGCGAACATCAACTCGACGCGGTCGCGGTTGGCGCTCAGATACTCGCGGCCCGCTTCGGCCAGTTCGTAGCGCTTGCGGTTGCCTTCGAGTTGCACGGTCACGTAGCCGAGCTCTTCCAGATACGTGAGCGCCGGATAGACCATGCCGGGGCTCGGGCTGTAGAAGCCGTTCGAGCGGGTTTCGAGCGCCTTGATCAGCTCGTAGCCGTGGCTCGGCTGGGCGTCGATCATCGACAGCAGCAGCAATTGCAGGTCGTCGGAGCTGAATTTGCGGCCGCGCGGAAAACCGTCGCCATCGCCGCCGAAGCCGCCGGGACCGCCGCCGAAGCGTCCGCCGCCGCGGTGCTCGTGATGGCGGCCGATTGCGTGCCACAGCGCATGCAGCGAGAAGCGGTCGTAGCCGTGATGGCCGTGATGGCCGAAGCGCCGGCTGCGGCGGAACTCGCCACGCTCGTCGCCATGAAAGTCATGCCGGTCGCCGCGCCTGTCGTGCTCATCGCGCCCTTCGCGACGGCGCTCGCCGCCATACTCATGATGGCGGGTGGACGCGTGCCAAAGCGCATGCAGCGAAGAATGGTCGTGCTGGGCGTAGGAACGGTCGTCCGCGTTGCGCGACCGGGAAAAACGGTGGTGACGACGCATCTTGAGTGCCTCATTTGTGTCTTAAGATGTGTCGTAAGATATATATCTAAAGATAGTTTGTCAAACTACTTTTCAAGAGATATCGGCGCACAACAAAGTCTGCTGGAACGGAAGGTTCGCCGTTCGGATACAACAAAGTCTGCAGCACCGGGAATATTCGGTGTGCGGCGCACAATTGCGAGTGCGTTATGGCTATCGCTGATGGCCTGTCGATAGTTGGCGAGGGCCGCTTGTCGCAAGGTGGGCTGGCGGCCGTAAGCGTGAATTGCTCGCTTCGGCTCTGACCAACCCGGTCCGTTCAGGGTTGCGTAGGGCGTCAAGGGACACGCCCGAGCGCGCGGTCGTTCCTGCTGCTACGGATCCAGGGGGTAGGCGGCGCTGACCGAGTTCACGCGCGATTTGCAGCACCCGGGGTTTCGACTGGCACCTTCGAAGCTTCAGACGCCGCTATCCAACTGTCCAGCTCGGCGGCACACAAGCACTCGTCGTTGCCGTTTGCTTGGGTCGCACCTTGTTGGGCAACACCCGCGACGCGGAACAAGTTCGTCAACCATCGGGCCGCCGGAGATGCCCTTCCGGATTAACGAGTTGATCTCGAACCTCTGCAAGGCACTGCGCGGATATCGTAGATACAGTTTCCTTAGACCGGCGCCAACTTGCCGTAGCCGTGTAGACGGCGCGGGCGCAATATAACCTGCGGCGCTACCGCATCGGCGTATGATTTCTCCGTCACATTCGACGCAAGACAGCGTTATGAGAAATCGCCACATCAGCCTGTCGAGTGCCCAGTCCGGAATTGAACGCCTGATTACCAAGTTAACCGCGAAACGTGGCTTCATCGTCTGTCGTGCGGGCAAGCCTGTAGTGAAGTTGGTACTTCCAAGTCCATGTGGACGACAGGTGCGCCGCGTACCTAACCCGCGGCGACGAAGAAGGCAGCGACAAGTCGGTTCGCAATGACCGGCCACGGCAAGGAGTGGGGTTGGTCGGGATTCTTGAATATCTGAAGCTTCGGATATTTACGAATCTCGGCCAGACCTCGACTATTCTTCGCGCGGAAAACTCCACAACGGTAGATGGGTACGCGAGTAGCGATGTACACGGAATACTAGCGACCGTCTGCACCTCAAGGCGCCGGCTTCGCCTGCCCATTCTGGCCAGCGCTCATCATCGCATTTCGTTCCGCTTGATGTTTGGCGGCAACCTTTTCTTGTGCAGCCTGAATGTCGGCGGGATATGAACCGTCGTCGCCCTGGGACGGGTTGTAACCCGCCGCCTCCAGCTCGTAGAGTTCCTGCATGACCTCTGCGCGCGTGACTCGATGCGTCGCCGGGTCAGGCATGGTTTGCGCAAACACGCCAACTGAAGTCGACATCAGAATCGCGCCTGCGACCGCCAGGTTGCGCAATGACTGGTCGAATAACCGAATTTGTGAGACTGATTTCATGGCGATACTCCTAGTGTTTCAAGGTGCTTGTTCGCAGGATAGACAGGGCGAGCCGAGAATCAGATGAATGACGGGGCCTCAGCATTGGCTCGAGCTAACAAGACGCAAGTTCAATGAGTCGTGCTGTCGTCGATAGACGCGCTCTGCTGCACAAAATGGTCGTGCTTGATGCGCTTGACCTGTGCTGCGTAAATTGGGTTGACCTCGGGGTACGACGTTTCTGTGACGTAGTTCAGCCCGCTTTGCTGTGCTTCGATCAGTTCGTGGTAGACCTCGGCGCGGGTCTTGCTTTGAGCAAACGCGCTCGATGAGGTGAGAGCGGCCAGAGAAATGACGATCACAATGGATTTATCCATTTCAGACTCCTTAGTGTTTCATGAGTATTGTGCGATGTGCATTGAGTAGACAGCGTTTGGTCGACGGATATTCCCGGGCTTGTGAAAAAGAACGCGGGCACCCGTGCAACGCCCCAAATAATTTCGAGCAAGATCGGAATAAACGTGCCGCGTCCCTGGTAAAAGCCGTCATCCGGCATCGTCGTCAAGCCGGACGGAGCCACGCGCGAATGACCAGGATGTCGGTTGACGTCGAGCAGGTCGCGCATGGTTGGAACACGGACATCCGTGGTGCGGATGCGCCAATGTCTTGCGGGTTAATGGCAGGCAATCTGGGGATCACACAATGAAGAAGCAACTTCTGGCATTAGCAACTTTGTGCCTGCTGGCAGGTGTCGTCCATGCACAAAGCAGCGTGACGTTGTACGGCCTGATCGATGAAGGATTCGAGGCCGTTAGCAATGTGCCGGTGGCTCGCAAGACCGGCGGCGGAACCAAATACGCGCTCGACGCTCTCAATGGCCTGAATAGCACACGCTGGGGTTTGCGAGGCACAGAGGATCTGGGCGGTGGCCTTGCTGCGGTATTCACGCTCGAGAATGGTTTTGACCTCAATACCGGCAAGCTCGGGCAGGGTGGTGCCGAGTTCGGACGCCAGGCTTTCGTTGGCTTGAGCAGTAGCCGATTCGGCACGCTCACGCTCGGCCGTCAGTACGACAGCGTAGTGGACTATCTGGGCAACTTCGAATTCGGCGATTCGAATGTCGGTACGGCGCACGCGGCTCACCCAGGCGATCTGGACAACTTCAATAACAGCCGTCGAACCAACAACGCGATCAAGTTCAGGAGCATCGACTACTCAGGGTTGACGTTCGGCGGCGTATACAGCCTGGGAGGTGTGGCGGGATCGTTCACGACTGACCAGGTGTATTCGCTCGGGGCGGCCTACAAGCAGGGGCCGCTGGCCATGGGCGTGGCTTACCTGAACGTGAAGAACCCGGCGGCTTCGCTGTTCGGCAGCAACCCCGCCGATACGGCAACATCCAATGGACTGACGGGCACGCCGGTCTTTAGCGGCTACGCTACGGCGCAGTCGTATCAGGTTATCGGCTGGGGCGGTTCCTATGCGCTCGGACCTGCTGTGTTCGGCGCAACCTATTCGAACATCAGGTTCGGTGATATCGCGGCGCTGGAGCGCAGCACGGCGGTTTTCAACGATGCCGAAGCGAGCTTCCAGTACCACGTGACGTCCGCTTTCCTCGCGGGCATTTCTTATAACTAC from Paraburkholderia sp. IMGN_8 encodes the following:
- a CDS encoding PadR family transcriptional regulator codes for the protein MRRHHRFSRSRNADDRSYAQHDHSSLHALWHASTRHHEYGGERRREGRDEHDRRGDRHDFHGDERGEFRRSRRFGHHGHHGYDRFSLHALWHAIGRHHEHRGGGRFGGGPGGFGGDGDGFPRGRKFSSDDLQLLLLSMIDAQPSHGYELIKALETRSNGFYSPSPGMVYPALTYLEELGYVTVQLEGNRKRYELAEAGREYLSANRDRVELMFAKLSHIARKMDSVRRAFAGEEPADISVGGWLPELNEARRALKHALLRRDNAPAAEQRRIAAILMRAAQEIEGKNDNDGGDQTV
- a CDS encoding DUF4148 domain-containing protein, with product MKSVSQIRLFDQSLRNLAVAGAILMSTSVGVFAQTMPDPATHRVTRAEVMQELYELEAAGYNPSQGDDGSYPADIQAAQEKVAAKHQAERNAMMSAGQNGQAKPAP
- a CDS encoding DUF4148 domain-containing protein encodes the protein MDKSIVIVISLAALTSSSAFAQSKTRAEVYHELIEAQQSGLNYVTETSYPEVNPIYAAQVKRIKHDHFVQQSASIDDSTTH
- a CDS encoding porin; its protein translation is MKKQLLALATLCLLAGVVHAQSSVTLYGLIDEGFEAVSNVPVARKTGGGTKYALDALNGLNSTRWGLRGTEDLGGGLAAVFTLENGFDLNTGKLGQGGAEFGRQAFVGLSSSRFGTLTLGRQYDSVVDYLGNFEFGDSNVGTAHAAHPGDLDNFNNSRRTNNAIKFRSIDYSGLTFGGVYSLGGVAGSFTTDQVYSLGAAYKQGPLAMGVAYLNVKNPAASLFGSNPADTATSNGLTGTPVFSGYATAQSYQVIGWGGSYALGPAVFGATYSNIRFGDIAALERSTAVFNDAEASFQYHVTSAFLAGISYNYTRSSEVTGKVGGVNYNQFAIGANYTLSPRTDVYAAVVYQTVNGRDSTGAPAVAHVNGVSPSTNQHQAVGRLGIRTRF